One genomic window of Providencia hangzhouensis includes the following:
- a CDS encoding AbrB family transcriptional regulator — MKKLLKMIGGISICALIGGGLTYLGVPLALMFGPIIAIIIFHRFGISFAIPKHTISFVQVTLGTSVGLMFNQVSLNEADNLFLLLLMLVVCLAVQFSFSFFWFYRKVGWTKQEAMLGSVPGAMAAILALTDHTHTPPQKIVISHTIRLIILILLAGIVVGSDGDPQPIIELPELTLISTGWLLLIIAVGVISGAILQRLKVPAPFMLTSLAAATLIQGWADIPLNFPLMLTELSMVLIGMNIGNHFIVFPLSSLIKNIYSSAQVVVVNIVLTFLITVFASWITGYDISVLLLAWAPGSMEAMTFAAITMNLDAGFVMSNHIIRMVIIQSIPSIALFWQERRQKRKNNLG, encoded by the coding sequence ATGAAGAAATTATTAAAAATGATAGGTGGGATTTCCATCTGTGCTTTAATCGGTGGCGGGCTTACTTACCTAGGAGTTCCCCTTGCATTGATGTTTGGCCCGATCATTGCCATTATCATTTTTCATCGTTTTGGTATTTCCTTCGCAATTCCTAAACACACCATTAGTTTTGTTCAAGTCACGTTGGGAACCTCTGTGGGCTTGATGTTCAATCAAGTATCTCTTAATGAAGCGGACAATTTATTTCTTTTATTATTGATGTTAGTTGTTTGTTTGGCTGTGCAATTTTCGTTTAGTTTTTTTTGGTTTTACCGGAAAGTCGGTTGGACAAAACAAGAGGCAATGCTTGGCTCTGTACCCGGTGCTATGGCGGCAATCCTCGCATTAACAGACCACACCCATACACCGCCTCAGAAAATTGTTATTTCCCATACAATTCGCTTAATTATTCTTATCTTATTAGCAGGAATTGTTGTTGGCAGTGATGGTGACCCACAACCGATAATAGAATTGCCAGAATTGACATTAATTTCAACGGGATGGCTACTGCTTATTATTGCTGTTGGGGTGATTTCAGGGGCCATTTTACAGCGTTTAAAAGTTCCTGCGCCTTTTATGTTGACGTCATTAGCGGCGGCAACACTCATTCAAGGTTGGGCTGATATCCCATTGAATTTTCCACTGATGTTGACTGAATTGAGTATGGTATTGATTGGGATGAACATTGGTAACCATTTCATTGTGTTCCCACTTTCCTCGTTGATTAAAAATATATACTCTTCAGCTCAAGTCGTGGTGGTTAATATCGTGCTGACTTTTCTTATCACGGTATTTGCATCTTGGATTACAGGCTATGATATTTCGGTGTTACTGTTAGCTTGGGCCCCGGGAAGTATGGAAGCGATGACATTCGCAGCAATTACCATGAATTTAGATGCAGGCTTTGTTATGTCAAACCATATTATCAGGATGGTAATTATTCAAAGTATTCCATCGATAGCTTTGTTTTGGCAAGAAAGAAGGCAGAAAAGAAAGAATAATTTAGGGTAA
- a CDS encoding YacC family pilotin-like protein, producing the protein MRKFILMSCLMTLLGITNSVRALSNNEAEDLADLTAVFIYLKYDCGYSQIPDREIERAIVYFAKSNKWDLSNYNAEKMTALNKESYSDLKGIPLTTEFKCQSLARDSLGLFAYVK; encoded by the coding sequence ATGCGCAAATTTATATTGATGTCATGCTTAATGACTCTGTTGGGGATAACCAATTCTGTCAGAGCTCTTTCCAACAACGAAGCTGAAGATCTTGCTGATCTCACGGCTGTTTTTATTTATCTAAAATATGATTGCGGGTATTCACAAATCCCAGATAGAGAAATTGAACGTGCCATTGTTTACTTTGCTAAAAGTAACAAATGGGACCTTAGCAACTATAATGCGGAAAAAATGACCGCCCTTAACAAAGAAAGTTATAGTGACCTAAAAGGGATACCACTCACCACTGAGTTTAAATGCCAGTCCCTTGCACGGGATTCTCTTGGCCTCTTTGCTTACGTCAAGTAA
- the cueO gene encoding multicopper oxidase CueO yields the protein MLRRDFLKLSAITYAASALPIWSRIAVAAGNYPTLAIPPLLEPDAQGNIQVVIQQGVSQFVPGKQTTTWGYNGNLLGPAISLKNGQNVNINIINKLAEDTTVHWHGLEISGEQDGGPQAIIQPDTSRKVNFTVNQSEATCWFHPHTHGKTGYQVAMGLAGLVLIKDDDSTKHGLPSDWGVDDIPVILQDKRLKDDGQIDYQLDVMSAAVGWFGDIMLTNGAVYPKHVAPKGWLRLRLLNGCNARSLNISTSDGRKMYVVASDGGLLAEPIAVTELPILMGERFEVLIDASDGRAFDLVTLPVGQMGMTIAPFDQPLPVLRIETTLTKGEGDLPSTLAAMSAIPSLAGLNRRRFHLMMDMRLDMQGMMMLREKYGDQAMGNMGGHGAMMGNMNHGNMNAGNMNHGNMNHGNMNGKMGSGGHCGTGSDGLDIHNANTINGQVFSMTHPAFNAPMNQQEIWVVSGRGDMMLHPFHVHGTRFRILKENGQAVAPHRQGWKDIVKVEGQVSEILVEFKHPATQQHPYMAHCHLLEHEDTGMMLGFTVS from the coding sequence ATGCTACGTCGCGATTTTCTTAAGTTAAGTGCTATCACATATGCTGCAAGTGCGCTGCCTATTTGGAGCCGCATCGCGGTAGCAGCAGGAAATTATCCAACATTAGCGATTCCACCCTTATTGGAGCCTGATGCGCAAGGCAACATTCAGGTCGTTATTCAGCAGGGCGTTTCGCAATTTGTTCCAGGAAAGCAAACGACGACATGGGGTTATAACGGTAATTTATTAGGCCCTGCAATTAGTTTGAAAAATGGACAAAATGTTAATATCAATATTATTAACAAACTGGCAGAAGACACCACGGTTCATTGGCACGGTTTAGAGATTTCAGGTGAGCAAGATGGCGGCCCTCAAGCGATAATCCAACCAGATACAAGCCGTAAAGTGAATTTTACGGTAAATCAAAGCGAAGCGACATGTTGGTTCCATCCTCATACTCATGGAAAAACCGGTTACCAAGTGGCGATGGGGTTAGCTGGTCTTGTATTAATTAAAGATGATGACAGCACAAAACACGGCTTACCAAGCGATTGGGGTGTTGATGACATTCCTGTCATTTTGCAAGACAAACGCTTAAAAGATGATGGGCAAATTGATTACCAGCTTGATGTGATGAGTGCGGCTGTGGGGTGGTTCGGTGACATCATGCTAACGAATGGTGCTGTTTATCCTAAACATGTTGCCCCGAAAGGTTGGCTGCGCTTAAGGTTATTGAATGGCTGTAATGCTAGAAGTTTAAATATTTCCACCAGTGATGGACGTAAAATGTATGTCGTTGCGAGTGATGGTGGTTTATTAGCCGAGCCGATTGCGGTAACAGAATTACCTATCTTGATGGGAGAGCGTTTTGAAGTATTAATTGATGCCTCCGATGGTCGTGCATTCGATTTGGTAACTCTACCTGTCGGGCAAATGGGTATGACGATCGCACCATTTGACCAGCCTTTGCCAGTACTGCGTATTGAAACAACGTTGACGAAGGGAGAAGGTGACTTACCATCAACACTTGCAGCAATGTCTGCTATTCCTTCTCTTGCTGGCTTAAATCGCCGTCGTTTCCACTTAATGATGGATATGCGTTTGGACATGCAAGGCATGATGATGTTACGTGAAAAATATGGTGACCAGGCCATGGGTAACATGGGCGGTCATGGTGCAATGATGGGGAATATGAACCACGGTAACATGAATGCAGGTAATATGAACCATGGAAATATGAATCATGGAAATATGAATGGCAAAATGGGAAGTGGCGGCCACTGTGGTACAGGTTCTGATGGTTTGGATATTCATAATGCGAATACTATTAATGGGCAAGTTTTCTCAATGACGCATCCTGCATTCAATGCCCCTATGAATCAGCAAGAAATTTGGGTCGTTTCAGGGCGTGGCGATATGATGTTGCACCCATTCCACGTCCATGGCACACGTTTTCGTATCCTAAAAGAAAACGGCCAAGCCGTAGCGCCTCATCGTCAAGGGTGGAAAGATATTGTTAAAGTGGAAGGGCAGGTGAGTGAAATTTTAGTCGAGTTTAAACACCCTGCAACTCAACAGCACCCTTATATGGCCCATTGCCATCTTTTGGAGCATGAAGATACAGGAATGATGTTGGGCTTCACTGTCAGTTAA
- the hpt gene encoding hypoxanthine phosphoribosyltransferase, giving the protein MKHTLEVMISEEEIAQRISELADKISAHYQKLDGELVLVGLLKGSFIFMADLCRKIDVPHEVDFMTVSSYGNAMTSSRDVKIVKDLDEDIRDKHVLIVEDIIDSGNTLNKVREIFELRGPKSVAICTLLDKPSRREVQVPVEWIGYSIEDKFVVGYGIDYAQQYRHLPYIGHVTLLED; this is encoded by the coding sequence ATGAAACATACCCTTGAAGTGATGATCTCTGAAGAAGAGATTGCTCAACGAATTAGTGAATTAGCTGATAAAATTAGTGCTCATTATCAAAAGCTTGATGGTGAATTAGTCCTTGTTGGCTTGCTGAAAGGTTCATTTATTTTTATGGCTGATTTATGCCGTAAGATTGATGTTCCTCATGAAGTCGATTTTATGACTGTTTCAAGTTATGGCAATGCGATGACATCGAGCCGTGATGTTAAAATTGTCAAAGATTTGGACGAAGATATCCGTGATAAACACGTATTAATCGTTGAAGATATTATCGACTCTGGTAATACTTTAAATAAAGTTCGTGAAATTTTCGAATTACGTGGCCCTAAATCTGTCGCTATTTGTACATTACTGGATAAACCTTCACGTCGCGAAGTGCAGGTTCCTGTTGAGTGGATTGGTTATTCTATTGAAGACAAATTTGTGGTGGGTTACGGTATCGACTACGCTCAACAATATCGTCATCTGCCTTATATTGGTCATGTAACGTTACTTGAAGATTAA
- a CDS encoding fimbrial protein, with protein sequence MNKKTQYAIHCFVIMTSLFSFKSFGYDAVFNITGRVSSNTCSVQSSRIQNVHLGDYTIGQSGFGSGVNTQSKDVRWQIDFDCDKDTKINIALQGRQYSGSNTVLDIDNSSDRARGVGIRIEYSNDRTLWYRMGIGGRGTLVSPSNVDGKLSIYFNSYYIQMEKTILPGKANAAMDVEVTYE encoded by the coding sequence ATGAATAAAAAAACTCAATATGCAATTCATTGCTTTGTAATAATGACATCATTATTTTCTTTTAAATCATTCGGTTATGATGCCGTTTTTAATATTACAGGACGAGTATCTTCTAATACTTGCTCCGTCCAATCATCAAGAATACAAAATGTTCATCTTGGTGATTATACTATTGGCCAGTCTGGCTTTGGTAGTGGTGTCAACACGCAAAGCAAAGATGTGAGATGGCAGATTGATTTTGATTGCGATAAAGACACTAAAATTAATATTGCTCTTCAAGGACGTCAATATTCAGGTTCTAACACAGTTCTAGATATAGATAACTCTTCTGATAGAGCCAGAGGTGTTGGAATAAGAATAGAATACAGTAATGACCGAACGCTGTGGTATAGGATGGGAATAGGTGGCCGTGGTACTTTGGTTTCCCCGTCAAATGTTGACGGAAAACTATCGATATACTTTAACTCGTATTATATACAAATGGAAAAAACGATTCTTCCAGGTAAAGCCAATGCGGCTATGGACGTAGAAGTGACTTACGAATAA